A section of the Phacochoerus africanus isolate WHEZ1 chromosome 4, ROS_Pafr_v1, whole genome shotgun sequence genome encodes:
- the LOC125124746 gene encoding LOW QUALITY PROTEIN: POTE ankyrin domain family member A-like (The sequence of the model RefSeq protein was modified relative to this genomic sequence to represent the inferred CDS: inserted 1 base in 1 codon; substituted 1 base at 1 genomic stop codon) yields the protein MTALHLACANGHPAVVNLPVERKCQLNLCDNENRTALIKAVQCHQEECASILLERGAXPNLMDVSGNTALLYTALGXNSIIAAKLPAHNANIEAKSKDDLTPLLLAVSKNKQQMESLVRKEANTHTVDKMKRTAPSFIVRLLEQGFDVFSQDIYGRTAEEYALIKGFHTNHLLILEYKGEKGPKTPSLNSNLDLITEDIQDRYQEKESFKEAFQQTWG from the exons atGACTGCTCTGCATTTGGCCTGTGCGAATGGCCATCCAGCAGTGGTCAATCTACCAGTAGAGAGGAAATGTCAGCTTAACCTCTGTGACAATGAGAACAGGACAGCACTGATAAAGGCTGTCCAGTGCCATCAAGAAGAATGTGCAAGTATTCTCCTGGAACGTGGTG GACCCAATCTCATGGACGTCAGCGGTAACACTGCCCTCCTCTACACTGCCCTTGGTTAGAACAGCATCATTGCAGCAAAGCTGCCTGCACACAATGCCAATATTGAAGCAAAAAGCAAGGATGACCTTACACCACTTTTACTTGCTGTcagtaaaaacaaacagcaaatggAATCTTTAgtaagaaaagaagcaaacacacATACGGTTGATAAGATGAAAAGAACAGCCCCTTCCTT TATAGTCAGGCTTCTTGAGCAAGGCTTTGATGTCTTTTCTCAAGACATCTATGGGCGGACTGCAGAAGAATATGCCCTTATCAAGGGTTTTCACACCAATCACCTACTGATTTTGgaatataaaggagaaaagggacCTAAAACTCCTTCTCTAAATAGCAACCTAGATCTAATAACAGAGGATATCCAAGACAgatatcaagaaaaagaaagctttaagGAGGCTTTCCAACAAACTTGGGGTTGA